One Alteromonas sp. KC3 DNA segment encodes these proteins:
- a CDS encoding glutathione S-transferase family protein, translated as MKLYGSTTSPYVRRIRIILASTEHEFLNLQIFSGEDRALLASRNPTLKVPCLEDNGQMIFDSRVIYNYLADKLDLDGLTWEEENQLTLIDAANDSFVQMMLLKRSDFDISQDKMYFTLQRERIEAVLESLCEQLDAGGFSTWTYPEICLYSMVDWVLFRELHDMKNYPQLLEFHEKHHHRIEVTATDPRG; from the coding sequence ATGAAACTGTACGGTTCTACCACATCACCATACGTGCGTCGTATACGCATTATCTTGGCGTCAACAGAGCATGAATTTCTTAATTTGCAGATTTTTTCTGGGGAAGATCGTGCGCTGTTGGCATCCCGCAATCCCACGTTAAAAGTGCCGTGTTTAGAAGACAACGGGCAGATGATTTTTGACTCGCGCGTCATTTATAATTATCTGGCGGATAAACTCGATTTAGATGGCCTTACGTGGGAAGAAGAGAATCAGCTAACGCTCATTGATGCGGCAAATGATTCTTTTGTTCAAATGATGCTGCTCAAGCGTTCAGACTTCGATATCAGCCAAGACAAAATGTACTTTACGCTTCAGCGAGAACGCATTGAGGCGGTGCTTGAAAGTCTCTGTGAGCAGCTTGATGCTGGCGGGTTTAGTACGTGGACCTACCCTGAAATATGTTTGTACTCTATGGTCGATTGGGTGCTTTTTCGAGAGCTTCACGATATGAAAAACTACCCCCAATTGCTCGAGTTTCATGAAAAGCACCACCACCGTATTGAAGTAACCGCTACCGACCCTCGCGGATAA
- a CDS encoding xanthine dehydrogenase family protein molybdopterin-binding subunit, giving the protein MRANIESLLITQREKQAQSYTVKPLSLNRRQFLKASAIGGCGLMVGVSLNVNASKVEAAEFSPNAFIHLQQDGSVLIYCGRCEMGQGISTALPSVVADEMEADWSKVTVEQAEGNQDKYGSQATGGSASIRTMYEPMRKAGAVAREMLVAAAAKAFNTSPDNCYAQNHFVINKSTNQKLSYGELACVAATMPTPENPTLKSKADFRYIGSHLPRHDVSKVVQGKRVYGVDTKVAGMQYAAIVHCPVMGGTLKSVDKTEAMKVQGVTAVVEIAPMKVPFGSLGGVAVVANNSWSAQQGVEKLKVEWDRGVHGSYDTTSYMKTLVENVEKPANKIAERGDVESAFENADQTLSATFTEGHLVHAPMEPNASVVSVGDGACEVWASTQSPDDIQSVLSQFLGIDKKAVKVNVMISGGAFGRKFKCDYVQEAAAISKAVGTPIQLTWTREEDTRTGFYHSNSAQHIKAALDKDGNVTGWLHRAAFPSINTLFDPSVQFAPANAMSEIENHPYGIANLRSESGLAPAHTRIGWYRAVYAIFWGFAYGVFTDELAEKAGIDTATMLHRLYDSNTNPEQAEQVKRSKGVLDLVIEKSGYGKTLPEGEGIGIAVHYSFQTYIAMAVHVRMKGDDFEVLRVDSAVDCGQVLNKDGAAAQQEGAVAMGISLAKYCEVSFKDGAVVNSNFHDYPVMRITDMPEVHVHFVDSDAKPTGLGEPGMAPFAPALSNAIYHASGTRHRNLPIQPMRT; this is encoded by the coding sequence ATGCGTGCAAATATCGAAAGTTTGCTTATTACCCAGCGCGAAAAACAAGCGCAGTCATATACCGTAAAGCCATTATCGTTAAATCGCCGTCAGTTTTTGAAGGCAAGTGCGATTGGGGGCTGTGGGCTCATGGTCGGTGTTTCGCTTAATGTTAACGCGAGTAAGGTGGAAGCGGCAGAGTTTAGTCCCAATGCGTTTATTCATTTGCAACAAGATGGCAGTGTACTTATTTACTGCGGTCGTTGTGAAATGGGACAGGGGATCAGTACTGCTTTACCGTCGGTAGTGGCCGATGAAATGGAAGCTGATTGGTCGAAAGTCACTGTAGAGCAGGCTGAAGGCAACCAAGACAAATACGGTAGCCAAGCGACGGGAGGCTCTGCCAGTATTCGAACCATGTATGAACCCATGCGCAAAGCTGGTGCTGTAGCTAGGGAAATGCTGGTGGCTGCGGCAGCCAAGGCATTCAATACAAGTCCTGACAATTGCTATGCTCAAAATCATTTTGTTATTAACAAGAGCACAAATCAGAAATTAAGTTATGGCGAGTTGGCATGTGTTGCTGCAACAATGCCAACACCTGAAAATCCAACACTGAAGTCAAAGGCTGATTTTCGCTATATAGGCTCTCACTTGCCTCGCCATGATGTATCAAAAGTCGTACAAGGTAAGCGCGTTTACGGTGTAGATACCAAAGTTGCAGGAATGCAATATGCCGCTATTGTGCATTGTCCCGTGATGGGCGGCACATTGAAGTCGGTAGACAAAACTGAAGCCATGAAAGTGCAAGGTGTTACCGCGGTGGTCGAGATTGCGCCTATGAAAGTGCCATTTGGTTCGCTTGGTGGCGTTGCTGTGGTCGCAAATAACTCATGGTCTGCACAACAAGGCGTTGAAAAATTAAAAGTAGAGTGGGATAGAGGCGTACACGGCAGTTACGACACCACCTCCTACATGAAGACGTTAGTTGAAAACGTTGAAAAGCCCGCGAATAAAATTGCTGAGCGAGGGGATGTAGAATCGGCCTTTGAAAATGCTGACCAAACCCTATCGGCGACATTTACCGAAGGGCATTTAGTCCATGCTCCGATGGAGCCGAATGCCAGTGTTGTGTCGGTAGGCGATGGTGCTTGTGAGGTATGGGCATCCACACAAAGTCCTGACGATATTCAATCAGTACTTTCACAGTTTTTAGGTATCGATAAGAAAGCGGTAAAGGTTAATGTCATGATTAGTGGCGGTGCATTTGGACGGAAGTTCAAGTGTGACTACGTGCAAGAGGCCGCGGCTATATCAAAGGCGGTGGGAACACCCATACAGCTAACATGGACGAGAGAAGAAGACACGCGAACCGGCTTTTACCATTCAAACAGTGCTCAACATATTAAAGCGGCGCTAGATAAGGATGGCAATGTCACAGGTTGGCTGCATCGTGCCGCTTTCCCTTCAATAAACACGTTGTTTGACCCTTCAGTGCAATTTGCACCCGCGAATGCCATGAGTGAAATAGAGAACCACCCTTATGGTATTGCCAATTTACGCAGCGAGTCTGGTTTAGCGCCAGCACACACCCGTATTGGCTGGTACAGAGCAGTTTATGCTATTTTTTGGGGCTTTGCTTATGGCGTATTCACTGATGAGCTGGCTGAGAAAGCCGGTATAGATACCGCGACAATGTTGCATCGTTTATACGATAGTAATACTAACCCAGAACAGGCTGAACAAGTAAAACGCTCTAAAGGTGTACTTGACTTAGTCATTGAAAAGTCAGGCTATGGAAAGACGTTGCCTGAGGGAGAGGGGATCGGTATAGCGGTGCATTATAGTTTTCAGACATACATAGCCATGGCGGTGCATGTGCGTATGAAAGGTGACGACTTTGAAGTGCTTCGTGTGGATTCTGCTGTAGACTGCGGACAAGTGCTAAACAAAGACGGTGCTGCGGCGCAACAAGAGGGCGCAGTGGCGATGGGGATCTCATTGGCTAAGTACTGTGAAGTGTCGTTTAAAGACGGTGCAGTGGTAAACAGCAACTTTCACGACTACCCCGTTATGCGTATTACTGACATGCCTGAAGTTCATGTGCATTTTGTCGACTCAGATGCAAAGCCCACAGGACTTGGTGAGCCGGGTATGGCACCGTTTGCGCCAGCGCTAAGTAATGCCATCTATCATGCTTCAGGTACGCGTCATAGAAATCTACCAATCCAGCCAATGCGCACCTAA
- a CDS encoding (2Fe-2S)-binding protein, with the protein MNKTLFVNGTEYPIDVPDNMPLLWFLRDRLEFTGTKFGCGKGLCGACTVHVDGQATRACVMPVSALAGRKITTIEGLSEDASHPLQKAWVEVGVPQCGYCQAGQIMNAASLLSNNATPSEQDIDNAMQGNICRCGTYQRIKKAINIAASELANYDLAKEVS; encoded by the coding sequence ATGAACAAAACCTTGTTCGTCAACGGGACCGAATACCCTATTGATGTCCCCGATAACATGCCACTATTGTGGTTTTTACGCGATAGATTGGAATTTACTGGCACCAAGTTTGGTTGTGGAAAAGGTTTGTGCGGTGCCTGTACAGTTCACGTTGATGGCCAAGCTACGCGCGCCTGTGTAATGCCTGTTAGCGCACTGGCAGGGCGCAAAATAACCACCATTGAAGGATTGTCTGAAGATGCTTCTCATCCGCTTCAAAAAGCCTGGGTTGAAGTAGGCGTCCCCCAATGTGGTTACTGTCAAGCTGGCCAAATAATGAATGCGGCAAGCCTGTTGTCTAACAACGCCACGCCAAGTGAGCAGGACATTGATAATGCGATGCAAGGCAATATTTGTCGTTGCGGCACTTATCAGCGTATTAAGAAGGCGATAAACATCGCGGCAAGTGAGTTGGCAAATTATGATTTGGCCAAGGAGGTGTCGTGA
- the erpA gene encoding iron-sulfur cluster insertion protein ErpA: MSVETALPIEFSDAAAAKVKTLVTEEENPDLKLRVYVTGGGCSGFQYGFTFDEKVNEGDMTIEKDSVTLVVDPMSLQYLVGGVVDYVDGLEGSRFLVQNPNATTTCGCGASFSV, from the coding sequence ATGTCTGTAGAAACGGCGTTGCCAATTGAGTTTTCTGATGCAGCGGCAGCAAAAGTGAAAACCCTTGTGACAGAAGAAGAAAATCCTGATTTGAAGCTACGTGTTTATGTAACAGGTGGTGGTTGTTCGGGGTTCCAATATGGCTTTACATTCGATGAAAAAGTCAATGAAGGTGATATGACCATCGAAAAAGACAGCGTAACCTTAGTGGTTGACCCTATGAGTCTTCAGTATCTTGTTGGTGGCGTTGTTGATTACGTCGATGGCCTTGAAGGCTCACGTTTTCTTGTTCAAAACCCTAATGCCACAACAACATGTGGTTGTGGTGCAAGCTTCAGCGTTTAG
- a CDS encoding polyphosphate kinase 2 family protein, with translation MESSTASAPPVLFDDFPESQFGDKEDYKQALASIQETLFHVQQAYFHQKRRALIIFEGWDASGKGGTIRRITEKLDPRGVHVFPVAKPAKEEQDKHFLYRFWQQIPSPGSLTLFDRSHYGRVLVERVDSLATQSEWQRAYREINEFERTLCDSGVRVIKLYMHISEEEQKKRFEERLHNPFKRWKLTEEDLHNRRKRKDYIQAINDMFVQTHTSHAPWHIINGEHKWQARVDALRYIVDMLCEGVDITPPPLDDKVIELASQQLNVNRAQLK, from the coding sequence ATGGAATCTAGTACAGCAAGTGCGCCCCCCGTATTATTCGATGACTTCCCTGAATCGCAATTCGGCGACAAGGAAGACTATAAGCAAGCCTTAGCGTCTATCCAAGAAACGCTTTTTCACGTCCAGCAGGCCTATTTTCATCAAAAGCGTCGCGCCTTGATTATTTTTGAGGGCTGGGATGCGTCAGGTAAGGGAGGCACAATTCGACGTATTACTGAAAAACTAGACCCACGGGGTGTGCATGTATTTCCCGTTGCTAAGCCAGCAAAAGAAGAACAAGACAAACACTTTCTCTATCGGTTTTGGCAGCAAATTCCATCACCGGGCTCACTAACGTTATTTGACCGCTCACACTACGGACGCGTGCTCGTTGAGCGCGTGGATAGTTTGGCCACACAAAGTGAATGGCAACGGGCGTATAGAGAAATTAACGAGTTTGAACGTACACTTTGTGATAGCGGAGTTCGCGTCATCAAACTTTACATGCATATCTCAGAAGAGGAGCAAAAAAAACGCTTTGAAGAGCGTCTTCACAACCCTTTTAAACGCTGGAAACTCACAGAAGAAGATTTACACAACAGACGCAAGCGAAAAGACTACATTCAGGCTATTAATGACATGTTCGTCCAAACACACACTAGCCATGCACCATGGCATATTATTAACGGCGAACACAAGTGGCAAGCCAGGGTGGATGCATTGCGCTATATTGTCGATATGCTCTGTGAAGGTGTTGATATCACACCACCACCACTGGATGACAAGGTTATTGAGCTTGCTTCTCAACAGCTTAATGTTAACAGAGCCCAGTTAAAATGA
- a CDS encoding GGDEF domain-containing response regulator: protein MHNRAKAKKYSVLIVEDDALARATLIGMLCKEFDCSYVDDGLEAIRYCQKHETPNVILMDYHMPEVNGVDACIKLRECSRSKDIPIIFFTADEDCELQKQCWTAGASDFVAKPVKADVLKMRILHQISVKAKERHLESLACKDQLTSLPNRQFLMQSAPRLIKQLNREKASLSVLMVDVDNFKKYNDTYGHLDGDKVLKAVAGALSQCARRPLDCVMRFGGEEFLILLPKTSLEDAEFIGHRMTQAVEDLLITNKHANHGVVTVSIGLASTKQKGAIKFVDLIKQADKALYHAKATGKNRVSTGATARVTPVKKATLQPVSPLVAYSFG, encoded by the coding sequence ATGCATAACCGCGCAAAAGCAAAAAAATACAGTGTGCTAATAGTGGAAGATGATGCATTGGCTCGCGCTACGCTTATTGGTATGTTGTGTAAAGAGTTTGACTGTAGCTATGTTGATGATGGCTTAGAAGCAATCCGATATTGCCAAAAGCATGAAACGCCGAATGTCATATTGATGGACTATCACATGCCTGAAGTAAACGGTGTAGATGCCTGCATTAAATTACGAGAGTGCAGTCGTTCTAAAGATATTCCGATAATATTTTTTACCGCAGACGAAGATTGTGAGTTACAAAAACAGTGTTGGACTGCTGGTGCGTCAGACTTTGTTGCTAAACCAGTTAAAGCCGATGTCTTAAAAATGCGGATATTGCATCAAATTAGCGTTAAGGCAAAAGAGCGTCACTTAGAGTCTTTAGCATGTAAAGATCAACTAACGTCATTACCCAATCGTCAATTTCTTATGCAAAGTGCACCGAGATTGATTAAACAGCTGAATCGCGAAAAAGCGAGTTTGTCGGTATTGATGGTTGATGTTGATAATTTCAAGAAGTACAACGATACCTATGGGCACCTTGACGGCGACAAAGTGCTAAAGGCCGTGGCAGGCGCGTTAAGTCAGTGTGCCAGAAGGCCGCTCGATTGCGTAATGCGCTTTGGTGGCGAAGAGTTTTTGATTTTGCTGCCCAAAACCTCGTTAGAAGATGCAGAGTTTATTGGTCATCGCATGACGCAAGCTGTTGAAGATTTGCTCATTACCAACAAGCACGCTAATCATGGTGTGGTAACGGTGAGTATAGGACTTGCATCAACGAAGCAGAAAGGAGCTATCAAGTTTGTCGATTTGATCAAACAAGCCGATAAAGCGCTGTACCATGCAAAGGCGACGGGTAAAAACCGAGTTTCGACAGGAGCAACAGCACGAGTTACTCCGGTAAAAAAGGCTACCTTACAACCTGTGTCGCCGTTAGTGGCTTATAGTTTTGGCTAA
- a CDS encoding glycosyltransferase family 2 protein — MKINAIMLIKDHVDIVEEALLYAMKFCHRIYIYDNHSTDGSWELVNEMASRFKELVIFGQTDEPSNRGLLNRIYNRYHNEYTNEDWWYVLHPDELLSESPQGDLKSALLANKNAMNVWVARFYLTNQEVTEFESENVNASIVKRRKYYSVNKSEPRFFTNDPVRKWEESSLSRIPAWATSVSKDFVVSRSYPMRTPQQVEKLANKPMALNDYPCASSLNEYQGDGHFIVGKSVKLRALLARIRGAFLKKLGIRVSATANTVKHNVTTTKPV, encoded by the coding sequence ATGAAAATCAATGCAATCATGTTGATAAAAGATCACGTTGATATAGTGGAAGAAGCGCTGCTGTACGCGATGAAGTTCTGCCATAGAATTTATATTTACGATAATCACTCTACAGATGGTAGCTGGGAGTTGGTAAATGAAATGGCATCTCGTTTCAAAGAGCTCGTCATTTTCGGACAAACAGACGAGCCAAGTAACCGCGGATTGCTTAATCGTATTTATAACCGCTATCACAACGAGTATACAAACGAAGACTGGTGGTATGTGTTACACCCAGATGAGTTACTCAGTGAGTCACCACAGGGGGATTTAAAAAGCGCATTGTTGGCAAACAAGAACGCAATGAATGTGTGGGTGGCACGTTTTTACTTAACTAATCAAGAAGTCACTGAGTTTGAGAGCGAAAATGTAAATGCCTCGATAGTGAAGCGCCGTAAATACTATTCAGTCAACAAAAGCGAACCGCGCTTTTTCACCAACGACCCTGTTCGCAAGTGGGAAGAGTCTTCATTATCACGTATTCCTGCATGGGCAACATCGGTGTCAAAGGATTTTGTTGTGTCGCGCAGTTACCCGATGAGAACGCCACAACAGGTAGAAAAACTGGCGAACAAACCCATGGCATTGAATGATTATCCCTGTGCTAGTTCACTCAACGAGTATCAAGGTGACGGTCACTTTATAGTGGGCAAGTCTGTGAAGCTGAGAGCGTTATTAGCGCGTATTCGAGGTGCCTTTTTAAAAAAACTTGGTATTCGTGTTAGCGCGACAGCAAACACGGTAAAGCACAACGTTACAACAACCAAACCAGTGTAG
- a CDS encoding glycosyltransferase family 2 protein translates to MKALSVVITMYNQVQNIERAIKSVQRQALKVNEIIVVDDGSTDGSVELVRNLNVENLNVVELSGCGIATMRNEGAMAAKSNYVAFLGADDEWLPFFTHEMSQLQEKYPTSDVFATRYQCMSDNGTLRDADIYLNSVNPNGYLLTDFFKMATLGDLPFTVSSMMVKRSNFLALGGFAVSEHTRVPKDFILQAALDGTIAYSPNIHMHCHTQCHNPGVEDLFPVGNYSSAERLYSMVMAGNYSAQMLKSVQRYCAVQGLNAAKTFIKNGNSHMAKSVLTMPMCQHYTRYYLAMFTLVKLHAAKSLLSNAVAALRKESQA, encoded by the coding sequence ATGAAAGCATTATCTGTTGTTATCACCATGTACAATCAAGTGCAAAACATAGAAAGAGCAATCAAAAGCGTTCAGCGTCAAGCGCTGAAAGTGAATGAGATTATTGTTGTCGATGACGGCTCGACAGATGGCAGCGTTGAGCTTGTTCGCAATTTGAATGTCGAAAATCTAAACGTGGTTGAACTTTCTGGTTGCGGTATTGCAACAATGCGAAATGAAGGTGCAATGGCTGCAAAGAGCAATTATGTGGCTTTTCTAGGTGCTGATGATGAATGGCTTCCCTTCTTTACGCATGAAATGAGCCAGCTTCAAGAGAAGTATCCTACCTCAGATGTTTTCGCTACTCGTTATCAGTGCATGAGCGATAATGGCACACTGAGAGACGCTGACATTTACTTAAACTCGGTAAATCCTAACGGCTATTTACTGACTGACTTTTTCAAAATGGCAACGCTAGGAGATTTGCCCTTTACCGTATCTTCTATGATGGTGAAAAGGAGCAATTTTTTGGCCCTTGGTGGGTTTGCAGTAAGTGAGCATACCCGTGTACCCAAAGACTTTATTTTGCAAGCTGCGCTTGATGGCACTATTGCATATAGCCCAAACATTCATATGCACTGTCATACTCAGTGTCATAACCCAGGTGTAGAAGACTTGTTTCCCGTCGGTAATTACTCCTCAGCTGAGCGTTTGTACTCAATGGTGATGGCAGGCAATTATTCTGCTCAAATGCTTAAAAGTGTTCAGCGATACTGTGCAGTGCAGGGGCTAAATGCAGCGAAAACGTTTATCAAAAACGGCAATAGTCATATGGCAAAGTCTGTTTTGACCATGCCCATGTGCCAACACTATACGCGCTATTACTTGGCAATGTTTACACTGGTAAAACTGCACGCCGCCAAATCGCTATTAAGCAACGCGGTCGCCGCTCTTCGCAAGGAGTCGCAGGCATGA
- a CDS encoding sugar transferase — MMKTVSTKFNHNATNHKGLPIAAQKIVALLGLVALSPLLIIVATLIKLESRGPLIFSQTRVGEQGRQFKCFKFRSMYTPDSPQWEVAAKMKSDREGICQKMYSDPRITRVGRVIRKLSIDELPQLFNVLTGDMVLVGPRPHLTSEYEQYDTETLVRLNCKPGLTGLWQVSGRADTTFEEQLMLDKTYIAQQSWFFDVKILLATVPAVVTARGAY, encoded by the coding sequence ATGATGAAAACAGTATCCACAAAGTTTAACCACAACGCGACCAATCATAAAGGGTTACCTATTGCAGCACAGAAGATAGTGGCCCTACTTGGATTAGTTGCCTTATCTCCGCTGCTTATCATTGTCGCAACCTTAATAAAATTGGAAAGCCGCGGCCCACTTATTTTTTCACAAACTCGAGTTGGTGAACAAGGCCGTCAATTCAAGTGTTTTAAATTTCGGTCAATGTATACGCCAGACTCTCCTCAATGGGAAGTGGCAGCAAAAATGAAAAGTGACAGAGAAGGCATCTGTCAGAAAATGTACAGTGACCCGCGTATTACCCGTGTTGGCCGTGTTATTAGAAAGCTGTCCATCGACGAGCTACCTCAGCTATTTAATGTGTTAACGGGTGATATGGTGTTGGTAGGACCGCGCCCGCATCTTACGTCTGAGTACGAACAATACGATACAGAAACACTTGTACGTCTTAACTGTAAACCTGGCTTAACCGGCTTATGGCAAGTGTCAGGCCGCGCTGATACAACGTTTGAAGAGCAGTTAATGCTTGATAAAACCTATATTGCGCAACAAAGCTGGTTTTTCGATGTAAAAATTTTATTGGCCACCGTTCCCGCTGTTGTTACTGCAAGAGGCGCTTACTAA
- a CDS encoding sigma-54-dependent transcriptional regulator: MTDKLDILLVDDEVAVQRALKRTLECLIPSNIDTASSGEAGLEACQNKTYDIVISDLSMPGMSGTEFLKQLSHSAPETIRIMLTAHSEAEHVLDAVNEANVWSYLKKPWDDTRLELVIGQAVKMRKTLIERSMLRTALVKAESRRKRTVEGFIGESKALKNVYSIIEKAAPSSASVFITGESGVGKEVAASAIHNLSKRKHDNFVALNCAAIPSELMESEIFGHVKGAFSGAVSNRDGAATQADNGTLFLDELGEMDMGLQAKILRFIQTGTFQRVGSGKLEKVNVRFIAATNRQPLEAIKDGHLREDLFYRLNVIALHLPPLRERGDDVLLLANHFMRCYMSEESKMFSGFSDDAKALLRKFSWPGNVRQLQNLIHSCVVMNDGPLLTASMLASQLPVEQARIQTVAEQECGSIDAASHETAIAEEPYESAASLSSKETPALNESDIHTLADVERKAIQDAIAYYEDNVVKAANALGVSPSTLYRKIQQW, encoded by the coding sequence ATGACAGATAAATTAGATATCTTATTGGTTGATGACGAAGTAGCCGTCCAGCGCGCGCTTAAACGTACTTTAGAGTGCCTGATACCCTCCAATATTGATACGGCAAGTAGCGGAGAAGCTGGGCTTGAAGCGTGTCAAAACAAAACTTATGACATCGTTATCAGCGATTTATCTATGCCTGGTATGAGTGGTACCGAATTTCTTAAGCAGCTTTCTCATTCAGCACCTGAGACAATTCGCATAATGCTAACGGCGCACAGCGAGGCAGAACATGTTTTAGACGCCGTGAACGAAGCTAATGTATGGAGCTATCTTAAAAAACCATGGGACGATACACGGCTTGAGCTTGTTATTGGTCAAGCCGTGAAAATGCGCAAGACATTAATCGAGCGCAGCATGTTGCGTACAGCACTGGTTAAGGCTGAGTCACGAAGAAAGCGCACGGTTGAAGGTTTTATTGGTGAGTCAAAAGCGCTCAAAAATGTGTATTCGATTATTGAAAAGGCAGCGCCAAGCTCGGCCTCGGTATTTATCACCGGTGAAAGTGGCGTGGGTAAAGAAGTAGCAGCCTCTGCTATACATAACCTAAGTAAGCGCAAACACGACAATTTTGTGGCGCTTAACTGCGCCGCTATTCCCTCTGAGTTAATGGAGTCGGAAATTTTTGGTCATGTAAAAGGTGCATTTTCTGGTGCAGTTTCAAATCGTGACGGTGCAGCAACGCAAGCTGATAATGGCACGTTATTTTTAGATGAACTCGGCGAAATGGACATGGGGTTGCAGGCAAAAATTCTGCGCTTTATTCAAACAGGCACATTTCAGCGGGTAGGCTCGGGCAAGCTGGAAAAAGTGAATGTGCGCTTTATCGCCGCGACCAATCGGCAACCCCTTGAGGCAATAAAAGATGGGCATTTGCGAGAAGATCTGTTTTACAGGTTAAACGTGATAGCTCTTCATTTACCACCATTGCGGGAACGTGGAGATGATGTGTTGCTGTTAGCAAATCATTTTATGCGTTGCTATATGTCAGAAGAAAGTAAGATGTTCTCTGGCTTTTCTGATGATGCAAAAGCACTGCTGCGTAAGTTTTCTTGGCCTGGCAACGTACGCCAGCTTCAAAATTTAATCCACAGTTGTGTGGTAATGAACGACGGTCCATTGCTGACAGCAAGCATGTTAGCGTCTCAGCTTCCTGTAGAGCAAGCGCGTATCCAAACGGTTGCTGAACAGGAATGCGGGTCAATAGATGCAGCGTCTCATGAGACTGCGATTGCCGAGGAACCTTATGAGTCTGCTGCTTCACTGTCCAGTAAAGAGACGCCTGCACTGAACGAAAGTGATATCCACACGCTTGCGGATGTTGAACGCAAAGCAATTCAGGATGCAATTGCTTATTACGAAGACAATGTCGTTAAAGCAGCCAACGCGCTTGGTGTTAGTCCCTCGACACTATATCGCAAAATTCAGCAGTGGTAG